The genomic DNA TGTCGCAAGCGGCACGGAGACGGACGAGCGAGTTATACATGCCGATGACGATCATCACGAGCAGCACCAGCGCGACGACGACGATCCAGCCCATCGGTGTCTCCTTGCGGATTTGGGTGAAGGTACGTATGAAGCTTGGTCGATGATAGCCTGCCCCTCGAAATCTGTAAAGCCGACGCGGGTTCCTTGCCTAGCCACAGACCGAGGCGCCCGGGGTTCCTGCGCTATAGGTAGGTCTGCGGGCTCGGTCGGCCGCGCGTGACTTTCTCCAGAACCCCGGGTATCCTCCCCGCGGCATGAACTGCTTCGGGGCAATGGTCTTCGATCCATTAGCCGGGATGTGGGCGATTCAAGGAGGTATGTATGCTGCGTCGTGGGGAACGAGTCGGGCCGGGTAGGATTGTGCTGCTCCTCTGTTTACTGGGCGGGTCTTTCGGCACGCTCCCTGCCGTGTTGGCTGAGGAGACGGCAGTGGAACTCAATAGTCCGGAGGTCCTACGGCAGGTTCTCGAACAGCAGAGGGGCAAACGGGTGAAGATCAAGCTGCTCTCCGGGCAGGATCTCGATGGGAAGGTGGCCAGGGTTGGAACGCAGGCGGTGGTGCTCAGTGAGCTGGGCGGAATGGAATTCTTCGATGCCACTCTGCGGCTCGACCAAGTGGCCGCTGTGGTCGTGAAGACCCGGTCGAAATAGCGCCCTGCTACCTGCTTCCGGTTTTCCGACAGCCGGGGAATCGGGCTTCACCAGGTGAGGCCTCCATTCTCCAGTTGCGTCCGGACATCCAGACTCTCCATACTATTCCCCATGCGAGACACCCTTCCGACCGAACTCGAAACGAGTGCCGGCGATCCGCGCAAGGCCCTCCTGCAGGTTGCCGAGGCGATTTCTCTGCACAGGGATCTCCCGGCCCTGTTTCGAGATCTCGCACAACGGCTGCCCGCTGTCGCCCCGTTCGATTTCATCGGCCTGGTGCTGCACGATCCGGCGAAGCAGGTCATGAAGGTGCATGTGCTTGAAACGGTTGAGGCGCGGGGGGTAACGAACCGGCTGGACGGCATGGAAATCCCGATGGAGGAGTCCGCCAGCGGCTGGGTCTGGTCGCATCAGCAGCCGTTGATGATCCCGTCGCTGGCCGATGAAACGCGGTACAAGCCCGGGCTCGGCGCGCTCCGGAGCATCGGCGTGCAATCGCTCTGTTTCTGCCCCCTCACCACGGCGATGCGGCGTCTCGGCGCGATCGGATTCGGCAGTCTGAGAACCTCCGCGTTCGGTGACGCCGATGTGGAGTTTCTCAACCAGGTCGCCAAACTGGTCGCCGTCGCCGTGGACAATGTGCTGCATCACCAGGCCTTGAGCGACGAGCGCGATCGGCTGCAACTGCTGCTGGACGTGACAGAATCGATCGCCTCCCATCGTGACCTCACCCGACTGCTTGAGGACTTGGCCGGACGATTGCCCCAACTCGTGCCGTTCGATTTCATCAACGCGGTGCTCCATGATCCCGCGACAGACAAGATGCGCTTGTGGCTGCTGGTGACCTCGGAGCCCTCGACCCTTCGCCCCGGGCTCGAGACTCCCATCGAGGAATCGCCCGGCGGCTTGGTGTGGAAAACCCAGCAACCGCTGACGGTTCATGACGTTGCGCAGGAAGATCGCTTTCCCGGATTGATGACGCTGTTTCGCGAGAACGGGGTACGGGCGTTTTGTGTCGTGCCGCTCACGACGGCGCATCGCCGGTTGGGCGCCATGGGGTTCGGCAGTCTCCAGCCGCGGGTCTATGAGAAACGTGAGATCGCCCTCATGCAGCAGGTGGCCAAGCAGGTGGCGGTGGCCCTGGACAATGCGCTCAACGGCGAGACGGCCTTGACTTATCAGGGGCAGTTGACGCGGGAACGCGATCGCCAGCGCCTGTTGCTCGAGGTCAATAATGCGGTGGTCTCTCACCTGGACCTGGATCAACTGTTTCCAGCGGTCAGCGCCTGTCTGCGTCGGGTGATTCAACACGATGGTTCCAGCCTGCTCCTCTGCAATGACGAGACAGGGCAATGGCGCATCCACGTTCTGGATTTCGACCGAAACGAAAGCTTCATCGAAGAAGGACGGATCGAAGAGAGCCCACGCTCTCCCTCGTGCCAGGCGATCACGACCGGCCAGGCGGCCGTGTTCGGTGAAGACGAGCTCAGGGAGATGGCAGAGTCTTCACCCATCGCACAGGAGCTCCTGGACTTTGGCGCCAAGTCGTTCTGCTCCTTACCGCTCCTGTCGCACAATCGCACCCTCGGAGCCTTGAACGTCTGTCGGCGCGGTGAGGGAGGCTTCAGCCAGGAGGACGTGCAGCTCCTGGCCCAAGTCGCGCAGCAAGTTGCGATTGCGGTGGAGAACGCGCTCGCGTTCCGGGAGATTGCCGCGCTCAAGGATAAGCTCGCCAAAGAAAAGGTCTATCTCGAGGAAGAAATTCAGACGGCGTACAACTTCGAGGAGATCGTCGGGGACAGTCGCGCCCTGAAGCAGGTGCTCAAACAGGTTCAGACCGTCGCGACCACCGATTCCACCGTGCTGATACTCGGTGAAACGGGCAGCGGGAAGGAGTTGATCGCGAGGGCCTTGCACAATCTCAGCGATCGAAGGGAACGGACCTTCGTGAAACTCAATTGTGCCGCGATTCCTACCGGGCTGCTGGAGAGCGAGCTGTTCGGGCACGAAAAGGGAGCCTTTACCGGGGCCATCGCGACGAAGATCGGGCGGTTCGAGTTGGCCGACGGCGGGACCATTTTCCTGGATGAAGTGGGGGAGATACCGTTGGAACTCCAGGTCAAGTTGCTGCGGGTGTTGCAGGAGCAGGAGTTCGAGCGGTTGGGCAGCACCAGAACCATTCGTGTCAACGTCCGGGTGATCGCCGCGACGAATCGGGATCTTGGCCAGATGGTGGAGGAGCAGAAGTTTCGCAGCGATCTCTACTATCGGCTGAAAGTGTTCCCGATGACCGTGCCGCCGTTGCGCGAACGGGCGGAGGATGTGCCCTTGCTGGTTCGCCATTTCGTCCAGAAGTTCGCCGCACGCATGAAGCGGCGGATCGAAACCGTTCCGGCTGAGGCCATGAAAGCGCTCCAGGCCTATTCCTGGCCCGGCAATGTGCGGGAGCTGGAAAATTACATCGAACGGGCGGTGATCCTGTCCTCCGGCTCGGAGCTGTTCGTCTCCACCGCTGAACTGAAACGCGCTGCCCCGGTGGGGAACGGATCAGCCACGACGCTGGAGGACGCCGAGCGCGAGCACATTCTCAAGGCGCTGAGAGAGACGAACTGGGTCATCGGCGGCGACGCCGGGGCTGCGGCCCGCTTGGGGATGAAGCGAACCACCCTCCAGTCCAAAATGCAGAAGCTCGGTATCACGCGCCCACGGTAGCGCCGATCTTTCGACAGCTGCCGACATCTCGGCAGTCACTCCTTCGGCACCGCATTCTCATTGTCTTCGACACCGTCGCTCCTCACTGCGTAACTCCCCGTCCTGCAAGCAGTCTCTCTGCAAGTCACGAGTTCCACATCGCTGGAACGGTCCATGCTTTCTCCGACTGATATCCGAGCATGACCGCAGTCTTCATTTCAATGCGATGAGAGGAGCGTCCCATGTCATCCATAAAGAACCGACGGTTCGTCTCCATGGCTACTGCTGCAACGTCGAGTCGGGCGAACTGCCGCCACGGACAGGCCGATCGAGTCGCGGGACCGGTTCGCACCGTGGTCGACGACAGTGGATCACTGGCAATCACCGCTTGGACTTGCGCCGCTTGCGGCAACCTCATTGAGGAACTTCATCTCCTCTCGCGGGATGGGACGGCTCGGCCCTATCCAATTCGCCATGCCGTTGTTCCCCGGGTCCAAACCAGGCGGCTTGCTGCCTTGCCGGTCTGGAGGTAAGCCGCGGGTATGGTCATAACGAGAAGCACGGTTGTCGAGAGAGGGAGATTGGGGTGACGTGATGGAATCCTTAACGAACATGTTGGCTCAGCACGGAGCACTCGTCTTGTTCGCCGTTGTGTTTGCCGAGCAAGTCGGACTGCCCTTCCCGGCGCTGCCGCTCCTGGTGGCGGGAGGGGTGTTGGTCGGCACCGGCCATCTGGCCTGGAGCAGTGCGCTCGGCGCGGCGATCCTCGCCACGCTGATGGCGGACGCGATCTGGTATCTGGCGGGACAATGGCGCGGACGTCCCGTCCTCAGTCTGCTCTGCCGGATCGCGTTGGAACCGGATGCCTGCGTCCGGCGCACGGAGGACTTTTTTCTGCGTCACGGACCGAAGTCGTTGATCGTGGCGAAATTCATTCCCGGGTTGAGTACGATCGCCCCTCCGCTCGCCGGCATCGTCGGGCTGAGTGTGCCCCTGTTCCTGCTCTATGACACCCTTGGTGCGTTGTTATGGGCGGGATCTGGATTGGAGTTTGGCTATGCGTTCAGCGGTCAGATCGAGCAGGCCTTCGCCTATTCGGAGCAGGTGATGCCTGCCTTGCTGCTCACAATGGTGTTTCTGCTGGCCGGCTTCGTATCCCTTAAAGCCTGGCATCGGCACCGGCAGCTTCGCCTGGTGCCGCGCATGACGGTGGCAGAGCTCGCGGAGAAGCTGACGGCGGCTGAACCGCCGGTGCTGATCGATGTCCGACCGCGCGCGAGGGCGGAGGCGGAACCGGGCATTCCCACGGCGGTGCTGATGTCGTTGGATGAATTGGCCCGGCGTTATCAGGAATTCCCGCGCCATCGCGACGTGGTCGTCTACTGCGGGTGTCCGGCGGAT from Nitrospira sp. ND1 includes the following:
- a CDS encoding sigma 54-interacting transcriptional regulator, producing MRDTLPTELETSAGDPRKALLQVAEAISLHRDLPALFRDLAQRLPAVAPFDFIGLVLHDPAKQVMKVHVLETVEARGVTNRLDGMEIPMEESASGWVWSHQQPLMIPSLADETRYKPGLGALRSIGVQSLCFCPLTTAMRRLGAIGFGSLRTSAFGDADVEFLNQVAKLVAVAVDNVLHHQALSDERDRLQLLLDVTESIASHRDLTRLLEDLAGRLPQLVPFDFINAVLHDPATDKMRLWLLVTSEPSTLRPGLETPIEESPGGLVWKTQQPLTVHDVAQEDRFPGLMTLFRENGVRAFCVVPLTTAHRRLGAMGFGSLQPRVYEKREIALMQQVAKQVAVALDNALNGETALTYQGQLTRERDRQRLLLEVNNAVVSHLDLDQLFPAVSACLRRVIQHDGSSLLLCNDETGQWRIHVLDFDRNESFIEEGRIEESPRSPSCQAITTGQAAVFGEDELREMAESSPIAQELLDFGAKSFCSLPLLSHNRTLGALNVCRRGEGGFSQEDVQLLAQVAQQVAIAVENALAFREIAALKDKLAKEKVYLEEEIQTAYNFEEIVGDSRALKQVLKQVQTVATTDSTVLILGETGSGKELIARALHNLSDRRERTFVKLNCAAIPTGLLESELFGHEKGAFTGAIATKIGRFELADGGTIFLDEVGEIPLELQVKLLRVLQEQEFERLGSTRTIRVNVRVIAATNRDLGQMVEEQKFRSDLYYRLKVFPMTVPPLRERAEDVPLLVRHFVQKFAARMKRRIETVPAEAMKALQAYSWPGNVRELENYIERAVILSSGSELFVSTAELKRAAPVGNGSATTLEDAEREHILKALRETNWVIGGDAGAAARLGMKRTTLQSKMQKLGITRPR
- a CDS encoding DedA family protein/thiosulfate sulfurtransferase GlpE, with amino-acid sequence MESLTNMLAQHGALVLFAVVFAEQVGLPFPALPLLVAGGVLVGTGHLAWSSALGAAILATLMADAIWYLAGQWRGRPVLSLLCRIALEPDACVRRTEDFFLRHGPKSLIVAKFIPGLSTIAPPLAGIVGLSVPLFLLYDTLGALLWAGSGLEFGYAFSGQIEQAFAYSEQVMPALLLTMVFLLAGFVSLKAWHRHRQLRLVPRMTVAELAEKLTAAEPPVLIDVRPRARAEAEPGIPTAVLMSLDELARRYQEFPRHRDVVVYCGCPADVASAQGALLLQKKGFTRVWPLAGGIEAWRATVTQNAVTERALERQTVAA